In Flavobacterium sp. CS20, a single window of DNA contains:
- the pyrF gene encoding orotidine-5'-phosphate decarboxylase — protein sequence MDISKLIQQIKIKQSFLCVGLDTDLAKIPEHLHKHPNLIFEFNRQIIDATAKYAVAFKPNIAFYEALGINGWEALQQTIDYLNNQYPEIFTIADAKRGDIGNTSSKYAQAFFEDLNFDAITVAPYMGKDSVEPFLAYKNKHTILLALTSNEGAFDFQTQTLDNKAPLYQTVLKTSQTWKNSENLMYVVGATKAEYFKEIRQIVPHSFLLVPGVGAQGGNLKEVCQYGLTKECGLLVNSSRGIIYASRGKDFAQAAEIKAKALQEEMAVYL from the coding sequence ATGGATATTTCAAAACTCATCCAACAAATAAAAATTAAGCAGAGTTTTCTCTGTGTAGGTTTAGATACAGATTTAGCCAAAATTCCTGAACATCTCCACAAGCATCCCAATCTTATATTTGAGTTTAACCGTCAAATCATAGACGCAACTGCTAAATATGCGGTTGCCTTCAAGCCCAATATTGCATTTTACGAAGCCTTAGGCATCAATGGCTGGGAAGCTTTACAACAAACTATTGATTATCTCAACAATCAATATCCTGAAATATTTACCATTGCTGACGCTAAACGTGGCGATATCGGAAATACTTCATCAAAATATGCCCAAGCTTTTTTTGAAGACCTCAACTTTGATGCCATTACCGTTGCTCCTTATATGGGTAAAGATTCTGTTGAACCATTTTTGGCTTATAAAAATAAACACACTATTCTTTTAGCTTTGACTTCGAATGAAGGCGCTTTTGATTTTCAAACCCAAACTTTAGACAATAAAGCTCCACTCTATCAAACGGTGCTTAAAACGTCTCAAACTTGGAAAAATTCAGAAAACCTGATGTACGTTGTCGGTGCCACAAAAGCTGAATATTTTAAAGAAATCAGACAGATTGTTCCTCATTCATTTTTGTTGGTTCCTGGCGTCGGTGCTCAAGGCGGAAACTTAAAAGAAGTTTGCCAATACGGTTTGACTAAAGAATGTGGCTTACTGGTCAATTCTTCTCGTGGCATTATTTACGCTTCTCGTGGTAAAGACTTTGCTCAAGCTGCTGAAATCAAAGCGAAAGCACTCCAAGAAGAAATGGCGGTATATTTATGA
- a CDS encoding 3-phosphoshikimate 1-carboxyvinyltransferase, with translation MKTLLQKTLSGDYSLNICGSKSESNRLLIIQALFKKLNIDNLSTSDDTMVLKAALASQKDIIDIHHAGTAMRFLTAYYACFTNKSVTLTGSKRMQNRPIKILVDALRQIGAKIDYINKEGFPPLKIQASNITSNKIEIQANTSSQYISALMLVAPKLKNGLKINFTSKITSLPYLKMTYKMMQNLGFEINFDHQSIEINPKTDIDTQKISVESDWSSASYYYSLVALSPSLKLKLSIYKNKSLQGDSKISELYKELGVQTTFEKDAIILENSQNNAINYYNKNLNHTPDLAQTIAVTCLGLKISCNLTGLHTLKIKETDRLVALKNELEKFGATVEIDHESLKMTPPDEILSHQTVKTYNDHRMAMAFAPLITKTELKIENSKVVSKSYPDFWKDFESLY, from the coding sequence ATGAAAACTCTGCTTCAAAAAACCCTATCGGGAGATTATTCCTTAAATATTTGTGGGTCTAAAAGCGAAAGCAACAGATTGCTCATTATTCAAGCTTTATTCAAAAAACTAAACATTGACAACCTTTCCACATCTGACGATACTATGGTTTTAAAAGCCGCTTTGGCTTCTCAAAAAGACATCATCGATATTCATCATGCAGGCACAGCAATGCGTTTTTTAACGGCTTATTATGCGTGTTTTACAAATAAATCCGTCACGCTTACAGGAAGCAAACGCATGCAAAACAGACCTATAAAAATTTTGGTTGACGCCTTGAGACAAATAGGAGCAAAAATTGATTATATCAACAAAGAAGGATTTCCACCGTTGAAAATTCAAGCTTCTAACATTACAAGTAACAAAATTGAAATTCAAGCCAATACAAGCAGTCAATACATCAGTGCATTAATGCTCGTTGCACCTAAACTCAAAAATGGATTAAAAATAAATTTTACATCAAAAATCACTTCTCTACCCTATTTGAAAATGACCTACAAAATGATGCAAAATTTAGGGTTTGAAATAAATTTCGATCATCAATCTATTGAAATCAATCCCAAAACTGATATCGATACGCAAAAAATTAGTGTTGAGTCAGACTGGAGTTCAGCATCTTATTATTATAGTTTGGTAGCACTTTCGCCCTCTTTAAAATTAAAATTAAGTATCTATAAAAATAAAAGTTTGCAAGGCGACTCAAAAATTTCGGAATTATATAAAGAATTAGGCGTCCAAACCACTTTTGAAAAAGATGCTATTATTTTAGAAAACTCTCAAAACAATGCTATCAATTATTACAACAAAAACCTAAATCACACACCAGATTTAGCTCAAACTATTGCCGTAACTTGCTTAGGCTTAAAAATCTCATGTAATTTGACTGGTTTGCACACTCTAAAAATCAAAGAAACCGACCGGTTGGTTGCCCTGAAAAATGAATTAGAAAAATTTGGTGCAACGGTTGAAATAGATCATGAAAGTCTGAAAATGACACCGCCTGATGAAATTTTATCCCACCAAACGGTTAAAACCTATAACGACCACAGAATGGCAATGGCATTTGCTCCTTTAATCACAAAAACCGAGCTTAAAATTGAAAATTCTAAAGTCGTATCTAAATCATATCCAGATTTTTGGAAAGATTTTGAATCTTTATATTAG
- a CDS encoding DUF58 domain-containing protein, with protein MFKLLKPLYFTRRFFLALISIALLFFLSYWFTVLFTLASLLFYALVVLVIIDIATLFRIKGFFAERFLPSKFSNSDNNVVMLNFENGYNFKIQLQIIDEIPVQFQKRDFLKTLKLDAKHQKSYDYQLKPTQRGEYYFGNLNCYVSSPLKLTKRRYKFQNEQMVKVYPSFIQMKKYDFLALDRQSRDFGMKKIRRIGHSMEFEQIKEYVKGDDIRDINWKSTAKHNQLMVNQFQDEKSQPIYNVIDKGRVMKMPFEQLSLLDYAINSALAFSNIALKKNDKVGMLTFSNSIDNFRKAQSRLSQINVLSEALYNIKTDYKVSDFGLLYAHLKRKVTQRSLLFLFTNFEHISSLERQLPYLKAISRQHVLVVIFFENTELDQLIHTETEDLQSIYQKTIATDFAYNKRLMAKELEKNGIQAILTKPKNLSINTINKYLEIKAKGLL; from the coding sequence GTGTTTAAACTGCTCAAACCTTTATATTTTACACGACGCTTTTTTTTAGCCTTAATCAGTATAGCTTTGCTATTCTTTTTATCGTATTGGTTCACTGTGCTTTTTACCTTAGCATCATTGCTATTTTATGCCTTAGTGGTTTTGGTTATCATTGATATTGCGACATTATTTCGCATCAAAGGTTTTTTTGCAGAACGGTTTTTACCCAGTAAATTTTCAAACAGTGATAATAATGTAGTGATGCTTAATTTTGAAAATGGTTACAATTTTAAAATTCAATTACAAATCATTGATGAAATTCCTGTTCAATTTCAAAAACGAGATTTTTTAAAAACCTTAAAGCTTGATGCCAAACACCAAAAATCTTATGATTATCAACTCAAACCTACACAACGTGGCGAATATTATTTTGGCAATTTGAACTGTTATGTGTCTTCGCCACTTAAGCTGACTAAACGACGATACAAGTTTCAAAACGAGCAAATGGTCAAGGTGTATCCGTCGTTTATTCAAATGAAAAAATACGATTTCTTGGCTTTAGACCGTCAATCCAGAGATTTTGGAATGAAAAAAATCAGACGTATCGGTCACAGCATGGAATTTGAGCAAATCAAAGAATACGTCAAAGGCGATGATATTAGAGACATCAATTGGAAATCTACTGCTAAACACAACCAGCTGATGGTCAATCAGTTTCAGGATGAAAAATCACAACCCATTTATAATGTCATTGACAAAGGTCGTGTGATGAAAATGCCTTTTGAACAACTCAGCTTATTAGATTATGCCATTAATTCGGCTTTAGCTTTTTCTAATATCGCTTTGAAAAAAAATGACAAAGTTGGGATGCTGACTTTTTCAAACAGCATTGACAATTTTAGAAAAGCCCAATCCAGACTGTCGCAAATCAATGTGTTGTCAGAAGCTTTATACAACATTAAAACCGATTATAAAGTCAGTGATTTTGGTTTGCTTTACGCCCATCTTAAACGAAAAGTTACCCAACGCAGTTTGTTGTTTTTGTTTACCAATTTTGAGCATATTTCTTCACTTGAACGCCAATTGCCTTATCTAAAAGCGATTTCGAGACAGCATGTTTTGGTGGTCATCTTTTTTGAAAACACAGAATTGGATCAACTCATCCATACTGAAACCGAAGACTTACAAAGTATTTATCAAAAAACCATCGCTACAGATTTTGCTTACAATAAACGATTAATGGCTAAGGAACTTGAAAAAAATGGAATTCAAGCCATTTTGACCAAACCAAAAAATTTAAGCATTAATACCATAAATAAATATTTGGAGATAAAAGCTAAAGGCTTGTTGTGA
- a CDS encoding DUF3078 domain-containing protein, whose amino-acid sequence MFLKTFGPQKMHSFDKLDINKKELVKRIDMPVFWTEVNKLRLQASEVSFANWNGGGSNSVSGLFGIELERNYKDKKFKWDNQLIINLGANKQSDQDIRKTEDHLEINSKAGFSFKKNSNWYYLGKLNFNTQFFNGYNFPNTSEIISQFMAPGYLFMGLGVEHKINTQNIYMYLSPMTLKSTFVLNQKLANDGAFGVDKAIRDNNDNIIKEGKKVRVESGILINNEYEKELFENVIIKHKLSLYTDYINNFGNIDVDWEINFNFKVNSFIRANFGSHLRYDDDVKIRLEQEDGSFVEGGSRVQWKQQLGIGVIVEL is encoded by the coding sequence GTGTTTTTAAAGACTTTTGGTCCACAAAAAATGCACAGCTTCGATAAACTCGATATTAATAAAAAAGAACTTGTCAAACGAATTGATATGCCTGTCTTTTGGACAGAAGTCAATAAACTTAGATTACAAGCCAGTGAAGTCTCTTTTGCTAATTGGAATGGTGGTGGTTCCAATTCTGTTTCTGGACTTTTCGGCATTGAACTTGAAAGAAATTACAAAGACAAAAAGTTTAAATGGGATAACCAGTTGATTATCAATCTCGGTGCTAACAAACAAAGCGACCAAGACATTAGAAAAACCGAAGACCATTTAGAAATAAATTCAAAAGCGGGGTTTAGCTTTAAGAAAAACTCTAATTGGTATTATTTGGGAAAACTCAATTTTAATACTCAATTTTTTAACGGCTATAATTTTCCTAATACTTCAGAAATAATCTCCCAGTTTATGGCTCCTGGTTATCTCTTTATGGGGCTTGGTGTTGAGCATAAAATCAATACTCAAAATATTTATATGTATCTTTCTCCAATGACCTTAAAATCGACATTTGTTTTAAATCAAAAACTAGCAAACGACGGTGCATTTGGTGTAGATAAAGCCATACGAGACAACAATGACAACATCATTAAAGAAGGCAAAAAAGTAAGAGTTGAGAGTGGCATTTTAATCAATAATGAATACGAAAAAGAACTTTTTGAGAATGTCATCATAAAACACAAACTCAGCCTTTATACAGACTATATCAATAATTTTGGTAACATAGATGTAGATTGGGAAATTAATTTTAATTTTAAAGTGAATAGTTTCATCAGAGCCAATTTTGGCTCACACCTTAGATATGATGATGATGTAAAAATAAGATTGGAACAAGAAGACGGCAGTTTTGTAGAAGGTGGCTCTAGAGTTCAATGGAAACAGCAACTTGGTATTGGAGTCATCGTAGAACTTTAA
- a CDS encoding nucleotide pyrophosphohydrolase, producing the protein MSIKTAQQQVDEWINQHGVRYFNELTNMAQLTEEVGEVARIIARRFGEQSEKESDKQKDLGEELADVMFVVLCLANQTGIDLQTAFDKKMEVKTKRDHNRHQNNPKLQ; encoded by the coding sequence ATGAGCATAAAAACAGCCCAACAACAAGTCGATGAATGGATCAACCAACACGGTGTCAGATATTTTAATGAACTCACCAACATGGCTCAACTCACAGAAGAAGTGGGCGAAGTCGCCAGAATTATTGCACGTCGTTTTGGCGAGCAAAGCGAAAAAGAAAGCGATAAACAAAAAGATTTAGGTGAAGAGCTTGCCGATGTTATGTTTGTTGTGTTATGTTTGGCCAATCAAACTGGAATCGATTTGCAAACCGCTTTTGACAAAAAAATGGAAGTCAAAACAAAAAGAGACCACAATAGACACCAAAATAACCCAAAACTACAATAA
- a CDS encoding NAD(P)/FAD-dependent oxidoreductase, translating to MAYDFIIVGAAQAGLSMAYELKQMNANYIVLDKEEEIGASWLNRWDSLKLFTPTEFNHLQGLEFPAPKGHYPNKYEVAEYFKTYADTFEIPIQLKTLITKIYKKEGIFILESKHKTYNTHNVIIATGPFHIPYTPPFYKKISTDIKQWHSNYYKNPNQLQDGDCLVVGAGDSGFQILDEISQTGRTTYFSGQTRVKTLPQEFLGKTLWWWFCKTGYLSINKYNWLGKIISKSKQPVIGVDVKGILNRKNVIPVGKTIDAESKTIIAENQSIKGIKNIIWATGYRPNFNWIEDIELDKEGYPVHKRGVSNTKGLYFIGLPWLHTRGSATLGGIKKDAEYLANYISKVSEKVAS from the coding sequence ATGGCTTATGATTTTATTATAGTTGGTGCGGCACAAGCGGGTTTGTCTATGGCTTATGAGCTGAAGCAGATGAACGCCAATTACATAGTTTTAGACAAAGAAGAAGAAATTGGAGCGTCTTGGCTCAACCGTTGGGATTCTTTAAAATTGTTTACGCCAACAGAGTTTAACCATTTACAAGGTCTTGAATTTCCAGCACCTAAAGGTCATTATCCTAATAAATATGAAGTTGCAGAGTATTTTAAAACCTATGCCGATACATTTGAAATCCCTATTCAACTCAAGACTTTAATTACTAAAATTTATAAGAAAGAAGGTATATTTATTTTAGAATCAAAACACAAAACCTACAACACCCATAATGTAATTATTGCAACAGGACCTTTTCACATTCCTTATACACCACCGTTTTACAAAAAAATAAGCACAGACATTAAGCAATGGCACAGCAATTACTACAAAAATCCCAATCAACTACAAGATGGCGATTGCTTAGTGGTTGGTGCTGGCGATTCGGGTTTTCAAATATTAGATGAAATTTCGCAAACAGGTCGAACCACATATTTCTCAGGACAAACGCGAGTCAAAACATTGCCACAAGAATTCCTAGGAAAAACCTTGTGGTGGTGGTTTTGCAAAACAGGTTATCTGAGCATCAACAAATACAATTGGTTAGGAAAAATTATCAGCAAATCAAAACAACCTGTTATCGGCGTTGATGTCAAAGGCATTTTGAACCGAAAAAATGTAATTCCTGTCGGAAAAACTATCGATGCTGAAAGCAAAACTATTATTGCAGAAAATCAATCTATAAAAGGTATCAAAAACATTATTTGGGCTACGGGCTATCGTCCTAATTTCAATTGGATTGAAGATATAGAATTAGACAAAGAAGGCTATCCCGTGCATAAACGCGGGGTAAGCAACACTAAAGGATTGTATTTTATTGGTCTGCCATGGCTTCATACAAGAGGCTCAGCAACTTTAGGAGGCATCAAAAAAGATGCGGAATATCTTGCTAATTACATTTCAAAAGTTTCTGAAAAAGTGGCAAGCTAA
- the prfA gene encoding peptide chain release factor 1, with product MLDKLNILKQRFDEVSDLIIQPDVINDRKRYVELTKEYKDLKAINDEREKYIELKDNVEEAKQIIADGDDDEMVEMAKMRLEESEEKLEKLEDKIRFMLIPKDPEDEKNAVVEVRAGTGGDEASIFAGDIYKMLTRYCESKGWKVSTVDYSEGTNGGFKEIQFEVSGENVYGTLKYEAGVHRVQRVPQTETQGRVHTSLATVMVFPEAEEFDVEVDPNDVRIDYFCSSGPGGQSVNTTYSAVRLTHEPTGIVAQCQDQKSQHKNKEKAFRVLRSRLYEMELAKKQAEDAEKRGNMVTSGDRSAKIRTYNYPQSRVTDHRINLTLYDLDNIINGDIQKIIDELKLVDNTEKLARMSDSI from the coding sequence ATGTTAGACAAACTCAATATACTTAAACAACGCTTTGATGAAGTTAGTGATCTAATCATTCAACCTGACGTCATCAATGATCGAAAGCGTTATGTAGAATTAACCAAAGAATACAAAGATCTTAAAGCAATTAATGACGAACGAGAAAAATATATTGAACTTAAAGACAATGTAGAAGAAGCCAAACAAATTATTGCTGACGGTGATGACGATGAAATGGTAGAAATGGCAAAAATGCGACTTGAAGAGTCTGAAGAAAAACTTGAAAAACTCGAAGATAAAATCCGTTTTATGCTCATCCCTAAAGACCCCGAAGATGAGAAAAATGCGGTGGTTGAAGTCAGAGCAGGAACAGGTGGCGATGAAGCCAGTATTTTTGCAGGTGATATTTATAAAATGTTGACCAGATATTGTGAATCAAAAGGCTGGAAAGTCAGCACGGTTGATTATAGTGAAGGCACCAATGGCGGTTTCAAAGAAATACAATTTGAAGTCAGCGGTGAAAATGTTTACGGCACTTTAAAATATGAAGCTGGCGTACATCGTGTTCAGCGTGTGCCACAAACCGAAACCCAAGGGCGTGTACATACAAGTCTTGCTACGGTGATGGTGTTTCCTGAAGCTGAGGAATTTGATGTGGAAGTTGACCCCAATGATGTTAGAATTGACTATTTCTGTTCATCAGGCCCAGGTGGTCAGTCGGTGAACACGACCTATTCGGCGGTACGTTTAACTCACGAACCTACGGGTATTGTCGCTCAATGTCAAGATCAAAAATCACAACATAAAAACAAAGAAAAAGCCTTTAGAGTATTACGCTCAAGACTTTATGAAATGGAACTTGCCAAAAAACAAGCTGAAGATGCAGAAAAACGTGGCAATATGGTAACCAGTGGCGACAGAAGTGCTAAAATCAGAACCTACAATTACCCACAAAGTCGTGTAACTGATCACCGCATCAATCTAACCCTTTACGATTTAGATAATATCATCAATGGTGACATTCAAAAAATCATTGACGAACTCAAATTGGTTGACAATACTGAAAAATTGGCAAGAATGTCTGATTCTATCTAA
- a CDS encoding MoxR family ATPase, whose translation MAEDLKAQLAKVIVGQDDFIELLLVSLLTNGHVLIEGVPGIAKTLTAKLFAKSINADFSRIQFTPDLMPSDVLGTSVFNAEKAEFEFKAGPIFSNLVLIDEINRAPTKTQSALFEVMEEKQVTIDGHQYDMEAPFMVLATQNPIEQEGTYALPEAQLDRFIFKIKLSYPNLEEEVKIIDKHHQNKAQNFLNQIETVINKDSVSQFKADIHKIKIESKIMSYIAEIVLNTRQHPHLLLGASPRASVAIMMTAKAFAILNGRDFVTPDDVKRSLKPVLNHRIVLSPEREMEGMTTEDVVDMIVKSIEIPR comes from the coding sequence ATGGCTGAAGATTTAAAAGCTCAACTTGCTAAAGTCATTGTAGGTCAAGACGATTTTATTGAGTTGCTTTTGGTGAGTCTTTTAACCAACGGTCACGTTTTAATAGAAGGCGTGCCAGGAATTGCTAAAACACTGACCGCTAAGCTTTTCGCAAAAAGTATCAACGCCGATTTTAGTCGAATTCAGTTCACGCCCGATTTGATGCCAAGTGATGTGCTCGGAACTTCTGTATTTAATGCAGAAAAAGCCGAATTTGAATTTAAAGCTGGACCAATTTTTTCCAATTTAGTGTTAATTGATGAAATCAATCGGGCGCCTACTAAAACCCAATCGGCTCTGTTTGAAGTGATGGAAGAAAAACAAGTTACAATCGATGGTCATCAATACGATATGGAAGCACCATTTATGGTATTAGCCACCCAAAATCCTATTGAACAAGAAGGCACTTACGCCCTACCCGAAGCCCAACTCGATCGGTTTATTTTTAAAATTAAACTCAGTTATCCCAACCTTGAAGAGGAAGTTAAAATTATAGACAAGCATCACCAAAACAAAGCACAAAATTTTCTCAATCAAATAGAAACCGTAATTAACAAAGACAGCGTTAGCCAATTCAAAGCAGACATTCACAAGATCAAAATTGAGTCTAAAATTATGTCTTATATTGCTGAAATTGTTCTCAACACACGTCAGCACCCACATTTGTTGTTAGGGGCATCGCCAAGAGCTTCTGTTGCAATTATGATGACGGCTAAAGCCTTTGCTATTTTAAACGGCCGTGATTTTGTTACACCAGACGATGTCAAACGCAGTTTAAAACCTGTGCTTAATCACAGAATTGTCCTGTCACCCGAACGTGAAATGGAAGGCATGACCACCGAAGATGTGGTTGATATGATTGTAAAATCTATTGAAATACCAAGATAG
- a CDS encoding GDCCVxC domain-containing (seleno)protein codes for MKIQLTSTITCPKCGHQKEETMPENACEFFYKCENCNEILKPKENDCCVYCSYGSQPCPPVQKNQSC; via the coding sequence ATGAAAATACAATTAACATCTACCATCACTTGCCCAAAATGTGGACATCAAAAAGAAGAAACCATGCCTGAAAATGCATGTGAGTTTTTCTATAAATGTGAAAATTGTAATGAAATTTTAAAACCAAAAGAAAACGACTGTTGTGTGTATTGCAGTTATGGCTCACAACCTTGCCCACCTGTTCAGAAAAATCAATCTTGTTGA
- a CDS encoding alkene reductase — MSNNQALLQPIKIGDLSLKNRVIMAPMTRSRADNDDEAPTDLHVKYYTQRAEAGLIITEGSHVSERARGYINVANIYKQKQIEGWKKVTEAVHNEGGKIFIQLWHVGRISHPDFHNGEKPLAPSAINPNVQAYTPKGFKDTVTPKAMTTEEVLDTIQEFKLAAKNAVDAGFDGVEIHASNGYLFHQFFNQTSNKRKDRFGGSRENRTRFLFEVLDAVKVFWPENRIGVRLNPSLHGTFGMEADEETIPTFEYIVKRLNDYDLAYLHLSEPFNDVSDKPFLVKNVAEHFRPLYKGNLMINGGFDQKSGNEIIEKGYADMVAFGKLFISNPDLPTRFAKNVELAEWDENTFYGSGEKGYTDYPKLEEEKKSPI; from the coding sequence ATGTCAAATAATCAAGCCTTACTGCAACCTATTAAAATTGGAGATTTAAGCTTAAAAAACCGCGTTATTATGGCACCAATGACTAGAAGTCGAGCCGATAACGATGATGAAGCACCAACAGATTTACACGTTAAATACTACACACAACGTGCTGAAGCAGGATTGATTATAACCGAAGGCTCACATGTTTCTGAACGTGCCAGAGGTTATATCAATGTGGCAAATATTTATAAACAAAAACAAATTGAAGGTTGGAAAAAAGTAACCGAAGCTGTTCACAATGAAGGTGGCAAAATCTTTATTCAATTGTGGCACGTTGGTCGAATTTCTCATCCTGATTTTCATAATGGCGAAAAACCCTTAGCACCAAGTGCTATTAATCCGAATGTTCAAGCATACACGCCTAAGGGTTTTAAAGATACGGTTACGCCAAAAGCAATGACCACTGAGGAGGTTTTAGATACCATTCAAGAGTTTAAGCTTGCGGCAAAAAATGCAGTAGATGCTGGCTTTGACGGTGTTGAAATTCACGCATCTAATGGTTATTTGTTTCATCAATTTTTTAATCAAACATCTAATAAGCGTAAAGATAGGTTTGGTGGTAGTCGAGAAAATAGAACAAGATTTTTGTTTGAAGTCTTGGATGCAGTTAAAGTCTTTTGGCCTGAAAACAGAATTGGAGTAAGACTCAATCCGTCTTTACACGGTACATTTGGCATGGAAGCCGACGAGGAAACCATTCCAACTTTTGAATATATCGTTAAACGCTTAAACGATTATGATTTGGCATATCTACACCTATCAGAACCTTTTAATGACGTCAGCGACAAACCGTTTTTAGTAAAAAATGTCGCCGAGCATTTTAGACCTTTATACAAAGGAAATCTTATGATCAATGGAGGATTTGACCAAAAAAGCGGTAATGAGATAATTGAAAAAGGCTATGCTGATATGGTAGCGTTTGGCAAGTTGTTTATTTCCAATCCAGATTTACCTACCCGTTTTGCAAAAAATGTGGAGTTGGCAGAATGGGATGAAAATACGTTTTATGGTAGTGGTGAAAAAGGTTATACTGATTATCCAAAATTGGAAGAAGAAAAAAAATCTCCAATTTAG
- a CDS encoding AIR synthase related protein, producing the protein MDTNHQNRYARRGVSHQKEDVHNAIKHIDKGLYPKAFCKIIPDYLTGSDKHCIVMHADGAGTKSALAYMYWKETGNLSVWKGIAQDAIIMNIDDLLCVGATDNILLSSTIGRNKNLIPGEVIAEIINGTEQIADDLKKHDINIITTGGETADVGDLVRTIIVDSTVTARIKREDVINNANIQAGDCIIGLASSGQASYENEYNSGMGSNGLTSARHDVLHKYLAEKYPESFDSHVPEDLVYTGSQKLTDSHKDLNLDIGKLILSPTRTYAPIVKSIFKELPRQDIHGMVHCDGGAQTKILHFVENLKIIKDNMFDIPPLFKLIQNESQTDWREMYQVFNMGHRFEIYTHPNNAQNIINISKSYDVDAKIIGRVEPSQNTELSISSQVGNFIY; encoded by the coding sequence ATGGATACAAATCATCAAAATAGATATGCCAGACGAGGCGTATCACACCAAAAAGAAGATGTTCACAATGCTATCAAACATATTGACAAAGGTTTATACCCAAAAGCGTTTTGTAAAATTATTCCAGATTACTTAACAGGTAGCGACAAGCATTGCATTGTAATGCATGCCGATGGTGCAGGTACAAAATCTGCATTAGCCTATATGTATTGGAAAGAAACAGGCAACCTTTCAGTTTGGAAGGGCATTGCCCAAGATGCCATCATCATGAACATTGATGACCTGCTGTGCGTTGGAGCAACTGACAATATTTTGTTATCTTCAACCATTGGAAGAAATAAAAATTTAATCCCTGGAGAAGTTATTGCTGAAATCATAAACGGCACTGAACAAATTGCAGATGACTTAAAAAAACACGACATCAATATCATTACAACTGGTGGAGAAACCGCCGATGTAGGCGATTTGGTCAGAACCATTATTGTTGACTCTACTGTTACTGCCCGAATCAAGCGTGAAGATGTAATCAATAATGCCAATATTCAAGCAGGCGATTGCATCATAGGTTTAGCATCTTCTGGCCAAGCAAGTTACGAAAATGAATATAATTCAGGTATGGGAAGCAATGGATTAACTTCAGCAAGACACGATGTCTTACATAAATATTTGGCTGAAAAATATCCCGAGAGTTTTGATAGTCACGTTCCTGAAGATTTAGTTTACACAGGAAGTCAAAAACTTACAGATTCTCACAAAGATTTAAACCTTGATATTGGCAAGCTCATCCTCTCTCCTACGCGAACTTATGCCCCAATTGTAAAATCTATTTTTAAAGAATTGCCACGACAAGACATTCATGGCATGGTGCATTGCGACGGTGGTGCTCAGACTAAAATATTACACTTTGTAGAAAATCTAAAAATCATCAAAGATAATATGTTTGATATTCCACCGTTATTCAAACTCATACAAAACGAAAGTCAAACCGACTGGCGAGAAATGTATCAAGTATTTAATATGGGGCATCGCTTTGAAATTTATACTCATCCAAACAATGCTCAAAATATCATTAATATTTCAAAATCTTATGATGTAGATGCAAAAATTATTGGTCGTGTAGAGCCATCACAAAACACCGAATTAAGCATTTCCTCTCAGGTTGGAAACTTTATATATTAA